A region from the Onychomys torridus chromosome 22, mOncTor1.1, whole genome shotgun sequence genome encodes:
- the Tmem120a gene encoding ion channel TACAN, translating into MQSPPPDPLGDCLRNWEDLQQDFQGIQETHRLYRLKLEELTRLQDNCTNSITRQKKRLQELALVLKKCRPSLPSESTEAAQELENQMKERQGLFFDMEAYLPKKNGLYLSLVLGNVNVTLLSKQAKFAYKDEYEKFKLYLTIILIVISFTCRFLLNSRVTDAAFNFLLVWYYCTLTIRESILINNGSRIKGWWVFHHYVSTFLSGVMLTWPDGLMYQKFRNQFLSFSMYQSFVQFLQYYYQSGCLYRLRALGERHTMDLTVEGFQSWMWRGLTFLLPFLFFGHFWQLFNALTLFNLARDPECKEWQVLMCGFPFLLLFLGNFFTTLRVVHQKFHSQQHGSKKD; encoded by the exons GAAACACACCGCTTGTACCGCCTGAAATTAGAAGAGCTGACCAGACTCCAGGACAACTGTACCAACTCCATCACACGCCAGAAGAAGCGGCTCCAGGAGCTGGCCTTGGTGCTGAAAAA ATGCAGACCCTCTCTCCCATCCGAGTCCACGGAGGCTGCACAGGAGCTGGAAAACCAGATGAAGGAGCGCCAAGGCCTCTTCTTCGACATGGAAGCCTATTTGCCTAAGAAGAACGG GTTGTACCTGAGTCTGGTTCTGGGGAATGTCAATGTGACCCTTCTGAGCAAGCAGGCTAA GTTCGCTTACAAAGACGAGTATGAGAAGTTCAAGCTCTACCTCACCATCATTCTCATCGTTATCTCCTTCACCTGCCGCTTCCTGCTCAACTCCAG GGTGACGGATGCCGCCTTCAACTTCCTGCTGGTCTGGTATTACTGCACACTGACCATCCGAGAGAGCATCCTCATCAATAACGGTTCTAG GATCAAAGGCTGGTGGGTTTTCCATCATTACGTGTCCACGTTCTTGTCGGGAGTCATGCTGACCTG GCCAGATGGTCTCATGTACCAGAAGTTCCGGAACCAGTTCCTGTCTTTCTCCATGTACCAGA GCTTTGTGCAGTTTCTGCAGTATTACTATCAGAGTGGGTGCCTGTACCGCCTGCGTGCCCTGGGCGAACGACACACTATGGATCTTACCGTAG AGGGTTTCCAGTCTTGGATGTGGAGAGGTCtcaccttcctgcttcctttcctcttctttggaCAC TTCTGGCAGCTTTTTAATGCGCTGACATTGTTTAACTTGGCCCGGGACCCTGAATGCAAGGAGTGGCAG GTGCTCATGTGCggcttccccttccttctcctcttcctcggCAACTTTTTTACGACCCTCCGTGTGGTACACCAGAAGTTCCACAGCCAGCAGCATGGCAGCAAGAAGGATTAA
- the LOC118572456 gene encoding NADPH--cytochrome P450 reductase → MGDSHEDTSATMTEAVAEEVSLFSTTDMVLFSLIVGVLTYWFIFRKKKEEVPEFSKIQTTPWVRSSTQKKKKKKGRNIIVFYGSQTGTAEEFANRLSKDAHRYGMRGMSADPEEYDLADLSSLPEIDKSLVVFCMATYGEGDPTDNAQDFYDWLQETDVDLTGVKFAVFGLGNKTYEHFNAMGKYVDQRLEQLGAQRIFELGLGDDDGNLEEDFITWREQFWPAVCEFFGVEATGEESSIRQYELVVHKDIDTAKVYSGEMGRLKSYENQKPPFDAKNPFLAAVTTNRKLNQGTERHLMHLELDISDSKIRYESGDHVAVYPANDSTLVNQIGEILGADLDVVMSLNNLDEESNKKHPFPCPTTYRTALTYYLDITNPPRTNVLYELAQYASEPSEQEHLHKMASSSGEGKELYLSWVVEARRHILAILQDYPSLRPPIDHLCELLPRLQARYYSIASSSKVHPNSVHICAVAVEYEAKSGRVNKGVATSWLRAKEPAGENGRRALVPMFVRKSQFRLPFKSTTPVIMVGPGTGVAPFIGFIQERAWLREQGKEVGETLLYYGCRRSNEDYLYREELARFHKDGALTQLNVAFSREQDHKVYVQHLLKRDKEHLWKLIHEGGAHIYVCGDARNMAKDVQNTFYDIVAEFGPMEHAQAVDYVKKLMTKGRYSLDVWS, encoded by the exons gccctgggttcgatcctcaactcaaaaaaaaaaaaaaaaaaaa GGAAGGAACATTATCGTATTCTATGGTTCCCAGACGGGAACCGCTGAGGAGTTTGCCAACCGATTGTCCAAGGATGCCCACCGCTACGGGATGCGGGGCATGTCCGCAGACCCCGAAGAGTATGACTTG GCCGACCTGAGCAGCTTGCCTGAGATCGACAAGTCCCTGGTAGTCTTCTGCATGGCCACGTACGGTGAGGGTGACCCCACCGACAACGCCCAGGACTTCTATGATTGGCTGCAAGAGACTGACGTGGACCTCACCGGGGTCAAGTTTGCT GTGTTCGGCCTTGGGAACAAGACCTATGAGCATTTCAACGCCATGGGCAAGTATGTGGACCAGCGGCTGGAGCAGCTTGGCGCCCAGCGCATCTTCGAGCTGGGCCTTGGAGATGATGATGGGAA cttGGAAGAGGATTTCATCACATGGAGGGAGCAGTTCTGGCCAGCTGTGTGCGAGTTCTTCGGGGTGGAAGCCACCGGGGAGGAGTCGAG catccGCCAGTATGAGCTCGTGGTCCACAAAGACATCGACACCGCCAAGGTTTACTCGGGCGAGATGGGCCGTCTGAAGAGCTACGAGAACCAGAAACC TCCCTTTGATGCCAAGAATCCATTCCTGGCTGCTGTCACCACCAACCGGAAGCTGAACCAGGGCACTGAGCGGCATCTAATGCACCTGGAATTGGACATCTCAGACTCCAAGATCAG GTATGAATCTGGAGATCATGTGGCTGTGTACCCAGCCAACGACTCAACCCTGGTCAACCAGATTGGGGAGATCCTGGGGGCCGATCTGGATGTCGTCATGTCTCTAAACAATCTCGATG AGGAGTCCAACAAGAAACATCCATTCCCCTGCCCCACCACCTACCGCACGGCCCTCACCTACTACCTGGACATCACCAACCCACCGCGCACCAATGTGCTCTACGAGCTG GCCCAGTATGCCTCAGAGCCCTCAGAGCAAGAGCACCTGCATAAGATGGCATCATCCTCAGGCGAGGGCAAG GAGCTGtacctgagctgggtggtggaggccCGGAGGCATATCTTGGCCATTCTCCAAGACTACCCATCGCTGCGGCCACCCATCGACCACCTGTGTGAGCTGCTGCCCCGGCTGCAGGCCCGCTACTACTCCATCGCCTCATCCTCTAAG GTCCACCCCAACTCTGTGCACATCTGCGCCGTGGCTGTGGAGTACGAAGCCAAGTCGGGACGAGTGAACAAGGGGGTGGCCACCAGCTGGCTTCGGGCCAAGGAACCGGCAGGAGAGAATGGCCGCCGGGCCCTGGTACCCATGTTTGTGCGCAAATCTCAGTTCCGCCTTCCCTTCAAATCCACCACACCAGTCATCATGGTTGGCCCAGGCACAGGGGTTGCCCCCTTCATAGGCTTTATCCAGGAGCGAGCCTGGCTTCGGGAGCAAG GCAAGGAGGTTGGAGAGACGCTTCTGTACTATGGCTGCCGGCGCTCCAATGAGGACTACCTCTACCGTGAAGAGCTGGCCCGCTTTCACAAGGACGGTGCCCTCACCCAGCTTAATGTGGCCTTTTCCCGGGAGCAGGACCACAAG GTCTATGTCCAACATCTGCTGAAGAGAGACAAAGAACACCTGTGGAAGCTGATCCACGAAGGCGGGGCCCACATCTATGTCTGCGG GGATGCTCGAAATATGGCCAAAGATGTGCAGAACACCTTCTATGACATTGTGGCCGAGTTTGGGCCCATGGAGCATGCCCAGGCTGTGGACTATGTTAAGAAGCTGATGACCAAGGGCCGCTACTCCCTGGATGTGTGGAGCTAG